CTACCTTGGGCAACATTGAGTTCTTTCCAAACTCTTTCAGCCAGCCATGGATCGTCCGTGTTCCGGATATCCCGTAGTGACGACGGGCCTGCGTGATCGTCTCAAAACGACCATCCTCTAATTCCCGGACCACTCGCAACTTGAAGCTTTCGCTGTAGCGTATCGCACTTTTTGTTTTCATCGGTTTTCCTTTCTTTTGCAAAAACCGACAACCTATTTCAGGTCGGGACATTCGATGTTTAACGTTCAGCGTTCGACGTTTAATGTTCGCCATCTGACGGTCGGCCGGATGTGCGGCTGCCATTCCAATGCGACGGGAGCAGGATGCTCCCGCTACTTTGCTTTGCGGTTTTGTGTCCAGACTTCCAAATTGATTACCGCCCACCGACTACCGATCACCGCCTCCCGGCTCTTCGCTTTGTCTCCGCGCGATGAAGATCATCAGGGTGCTGAAGGCGGCGTTTCCGAAGAGGAAGAGGGGGAATTGGAGTTTGCTGGGGAGGCTGTAGACGATGAGGAGCATCAGGGGCCAGAAGCAGAGGGAGGTGGCCCAGATGGGGAGGATCCGGGTGCGGATGTTGGTGAAGGTGAGGGCGCGGAGTCCTTCGCGAAGGTTGGACCGATGTTCGTAGAGGATGAACCAGGAGACGATGAAGGGGAGGACGAACGCGGGGGTGAAGAGCAATTGGTCGCAGACCACTTTGAGGAGGAGGGTGGCGGGATCATTTCCGTTGCCGAAGATCTGGGCCTGAAACCAGTAGAAGCGATCGACGATGAGCCCGATGATGGCCCACATGGTGAATTGGTGGAGGAGTTCGCCCGCGGTAGGGTTGTCGCTGCCGGCGGGGCGGAAGCGGCGTTTCAAGAGCTCGGGGAGAATGCCGCCGCTGACGACGGTCGTGACGGCGGCAAAGAGGAGGCCGCCTTCGGTTTTGAAGTAGGCGACCTTGTCCAGCAGGGCGGCGCTGCCCTCGATCCAGTAGTAGCTGCAAACTACGGCTAGCGCGAGTCCCTGAATGATGAGGATGGCGGGCCAGTAGACCTGCAAGGCTTGGATGGCGGGACGGAGAAGCGACTTCAGGTCCGTTTTCACGCGAACTTCCGGGAATTCCGGCCTGTGGCGGCTTTGCGAGGCGAAGCAATTTTCGAGCGATTCATTTTGTGTTGGATTCACGGGATCATCGCCCTCCGTCCTTGGGCCTGTCAATCGGTCTAAGAGGAGATGCTGAAGGACAATCGCGCCTTTGGAGGTTGAATGGATCTTTTGTGTGGGAGAGGAACGGCGATCGCCGTTTCTTCGGCAGTGCGAGAGATTACGAGCTTCTCGACGCTTCCAACGAAATGGCTCTCGCCATTCCGCTCCCCCTTCCGGCGCGTCCTGATCCAACGATCTCATGGAGAGGAGCGGAGCTCGCCGTTTCTGTGGCAGTGCGAGAGATTACGACCTTCTCCACTCCTCCAACGAAATGGCTCTCGCCATTCCGCTCCCCCTTCCGGCGCGTCCCTATCCAACGATCTGATGGAGAGGAACGGCGATCGCCGTTTCTTTTGCAGTGCGAGAGATTACGACCTTCTCCGCTCCTCCAACGAAATGGCTCTCGCCATTCCGCTCCCACTGCCGACGCGTGCTTATCCAATGATCTCATGGAGAGGAACGGCGATCGCCGTTTCTTTTGCAGTGCGAGAGATTACGACCTTCTCCGCTCCTCCAACGAAATGGCTCTCGCCATTCCGCTCCCACTGCCGACGCGTGCTTATCCAATGATCTCATGGAGAGTCGTTTCCTTTCGAAGTGTGTGAGCGCGGGGAGATTTTCTTGCTCTGCTAGCAGCTTTTGGTGAGGTTGGGGTTGCCCCAGGATTTCTCTGGCCGTTTCACAGGAGGGTGAAAATGGGGCCCTTTTTGGTCCCGCGAATCCCGATGGCTGAACTTCTCCTAGACTTTCTGATTTACTTCCTCGTCGCCACGTCTGTTTCGGCCGTAGTGCTGTGGGGGGCGGGGATGCTGACGGGAGTGGGATGTTCATTCTTGGAGATGTTGGTGGTGGCTGGAGGGGCGACTTTGGCGGGGATTCCCTTTCTGATCGCGACGCTGATCTGGGAGAGCGGATGGATTCTCCTGGCGGGCTGGGTGGTCTCGCTGATCGTCTTTGTCTGGCTTCTGAAGGTGGTGACTCGGGAGGACATCTTTCCGGATCTCTTTCTGATGATCGTCGTCTATTGCGGGATTCGTTTCCTTCTCGGCTTCGCGGTGGGTTGAGGAATGCCGGGGAGTCTGGTGTTTTGGAGATGAATACGGAGCAGCAGCCCGGTCCGGTCGACTCGTCAGAGCGGTTGGTCTTCATGGATGGACTGCGGGGGATGGCTCTGGGAGGAATTTTTCTCGTCAATATGGGGATCATGGCCGCGCCGAGTATGGCCTTTGGTCCGAATGAAATCGAATCGGGGCCGATTTCGACTGGGGTTTCATTGGTCCGTCATTTCTTGGCGGATGGGGCCTTTTTCTTTCTTTTCTCGCTCCTGTTTGGGGCGGGTTTTTCGATCATGATGGGACCGTTTGGACGGCGTTCCGGAGGGATTGGGCTCGCCGCCTACTACCGGCGTCTGTTGCTGATCGGGATTTTCGGCTTTCTCCATGTATGGCTCTTTTGGTGGGGGGACATTTTGATGATTTATGCTTTGGCGGGAGCTTGGCTGCCTCTCTTTCGGAAGCGCAAGGATCGGACGTTGCTAATCTGGGCGGTGGTCCTGGTTGTGGGGCCGTATCTGCTCTTTTCAGGATTACTCGAACTGTTTTCGACCAGTTCCGTGGGCTACGAAGAGTGGGAAGCCTCTTATTCAGCGGCGGTTCAGGCCTGGATATCCGCTTTGCTGGATGGCTACCGCAGCCCTGATTTCTCGGTGGTGTCCGAGATGCGGTGGGAGGAGTATTTCTACAATCTCTGGGGCGGTGTCTTCTCTCTATTTTCGGCGCTCGGGTATATGCTCTTGGGGCTCTGGTTTGCCCGGCACGATCGGTTTCGGCTCGGCGGGGAGAACGGGCGGTTTTTCCAGAAGATGATTCCGGTGGCAGTGGCTTTGGCGATTCTCGGGAAAGCTGCCTATGTGTTTTGGCTTTACGGAGGTTACACCTTCGAGGGGGGCCTTCTCTTCTGGGTGGGGTTCAGCGTCGGTGGGCCGGCGTCGGGGCTGGTCTATTTTGGAGGGCTGCGCTGGTTCTATCTCCGGGGAAGAGCCTTGTGGTTGCAGAAGGGTTTGGAGGCGGCGGGGCGGATGGCATTGACCCAGTATCTGCTGCAGTCGGCTTTTATCAGTCTGCTCTTTTACGGTTATGGCTTCGGGCTCTATGGGAAGGTTTCACCCGCTCTGCAGATCCCCATCGTTCTCGGGTTCTTCGCCCTTCAGGTTCTGGTGAGTGTGCTTTGGTTCCGGCGGTTCTCGATTGGACCCCTCGAATGGATCTTGCGAAAGTTTACCTACGCTGGGAGTCGGTGAGGGTTGGAAGGAGGCGGTGCTTTCCCCTCCGGATTCTCCATCCAGGGCTTCTGCCTTTTCATTTCCCTTTTCGTAAGTCCTGTGATCGAGTTCAGGGATGATTTTTCTCCGCCGGGTCGAGATTGATAGAGGAGGGAATGCGGAAGGGTATCCGTTTTCCGTCCCGGCCCTGGGTGAGTGGTCCTCGTTGGAGATCACGACGCCGGTGACTTTCTTCGTCGGCGAGAATGGATCGGGGAAATCGACGTTGTTGGAGGCGATGGCTTTGAAGGCCAAGCTGCCTCCGGCCACCGGGATGCCTCTTGAGCGCGACGCGACTCTCGCGCCAGTGCAGCCGCTCGCCACGGCCATGCGGCTCGGTTGGCGCCCCCGCACCCGATACGGCTTTTTCCTGCGGGCGGAGGATTTCTTCAACTTTGCCAGTGCGACCCGGCGTAGGGCGGAAAGCATGGACGAGATGGCCGATCGTTTCGCAGATGATCCGCGAGTGCGCGGCTATATGTTTGCCCAAAAGCAGGCGTTGACCTCCCGATATGGCGAAGACCTGCACGCGGTCTCTCATGGGGAGGGTTTCTTGAAGTTTTTCGAATCGCGCTGCGTGCCGGGAGGTCTCTATTTGATCGACGAACCCGAGGCGGCCCTCTCGCCCCAGCGGCAGTTGGCGTTCCTGAGTCTCATGAAAACCCTGGTCGAGGAATCAGAAGCGCAGTTTATCATCGCTTCCCACTCGCCGATTCTTCTGGGCTATCCCGGGGCGCGGATTCTGAGTTTTGACGATGGGGCGCTGGCCGAAGCGAGTTACGAGGATCTGACTCATGTGACCCTGACGAAGAGTTTTTTGAGCGATCCGGAGCGGTATTTCCGGCAGCTTTAACTCCAGGAGCGGAGCCGTTTTTTATTCTGTGATATTTCGGGAATAAAAGAGTGATTTTAGGACTCCTCCTTAGATGGACCATCGCGTATTTTGTGGTGGTCGGCTTCTCCTCAACTTCAGGCTTCTTCTCAACTTCAGATAATTTTTTATGATTCCTAGATCTCGCTTAAATTGGGGGAGGGTGGTCCTTTCGGCCTTCCTGATCGTTTTGATGAACGCGATGGTCTCTGCGGCGACCTATTCGGAATGGGTGGCCGCGGAAGGATTAACGGGGGCGGATGGAGATCCAGATGCAAATCCGGATGGTGACTCCTTTGTCAATGCCTTGGAATACCTGTTCGTCCTCGATCCTGAGGTGGAGGATTCCGTCGCGGCAGCGGGAGTGGCCGTGGTGCGCAACGAATCGGGAGACCTGTTTGTCCGCTGGCCCCAGCGGGTTGCTCTGGATTCCGGGGGAGAAGTGATTCTGGAAGTGTCGGACTCACTGGCGGTGAATGATTGGACAGCGATGTCTACCTTTCCTGCCCCGGCAGCGGATCCGATGAATCCGGAACGCGAGTATCTTTTCCAATACGTCAATCCCGAGTCTTCCGGGGAGTTTTACCGTCTGAAGGTGGATTTCCCCTTTGCGCCGGATCTAGAGGAGACGGTTCTGGTGGGATCGTCGGTCGGGGCGGAGTGGGACTCGATGGGAGAGGTCGGTGACGTCTATGTGCGTCAAGTGGAGCCGCCGGTCAGCGCCTCGGACGATCGGCCGAACACCTCGAAATACCCCTCGGCGGTGGGGACGGAACGGGTCTCCTTTACCGAATGGCTCTCCGACGACTATGCAGACGACGGACGTAGCCCTCAGCGGCGCTCCTGGATGGGCTGGTTTCTCTGGGGGGACGGAGCACCTCCTCCCGGAAAGACGGCGGGTTGGCCTTTCAGCGGGGACTACGACGACAGCGACTGGGACTATTTTGTCTATCAATTCCCGGCGGGCAACGATTCATCCACGACCGGTGACTGGAACGCCGTGCGGGTCGACCAGCAACCGCTCTACATGCAGCCGTTGCGCCTGAACTACAACTGGGCTCCGGGCCTCTTCGGCTATGAAAATCAGCCGATGCGGAATTTTCCGGACAACACCAAATTCTGGAAGGACAAGACCATCGTGAGAGGGATCAACCTCTCGCCGAATTATCCGTACTTCGTCCAATACGGAGACCGGATCGACGATACGGGCGTGCCGGCCTGGCCGGACGACTGGCGTGAGTCCTGGATCCGGATGAAAGTCCGGCCTCTGGAAACTCTGGTTCTGGTTCCTTCCAATTTGACGGCCGACGAACTCCTGACCGAGGGCGACTATAATAACGTGGGCTCGGTGGCCTCGCCGGACTACGAAGTTTTTCCGTATCCGGTGTGGAATACGAAATTGGCTCCGAGCGAGCAGACGCCCTACGCCATCCTGACGGATCAGATTGGCGATTGGCACGCGGACATCGTCTACGAAGGCACCCGTCCCGGAGCGGATGGTTACGAGAGTAACCGCTACCGCCGTTCGGATTTCTCGGCAGATGGGCTCGGCAATTATTTGAAGCTGACCGTGGCGCAGGGCTCACCATTTGTCTGGGGGGAGACGAATAACAGCCGCTACATGATCTTCTACGATCTCATCCGCGAGAACACGATAGGCCGGATCGACAACAATACCGGCTCGGACGCCGAGTTTCTCTCCGACGGTCCGTATCCCGTGCCCGGCGTGTCAGGGGTGAGCTACGTTCTGGCCTACGGCAACCAGACGAACCCCAATCAGTGGTTCCTGAACGTCGAGCCGGAGTTCTCCTCGCTGCCAGACCCTTCGAAGCCGGAGGAAACCGTCCCGGGTGGATTCAATCCTCCGGGCGAGCAGAGCAACCACACTTATTTTGCGATCTATTTCCGAACGGATGCAGTCGAGGAGGTTTCCCTCGGGAGCGGGGAGAACGACAGTGACGGCACCGATGCCAACGGTAATCCATACTTCCAGCTGGAGTTCAAGGACACTGGCAAGAACTGGTTTGTCGTCGGCCAAGTGCCGGTGGCCCGCTACTACGACCCGGGTGTTTCCGAGGACGACCGATCGGTCCTCGACCAAGCGGCCAAGGATTGGGCTGACCAGATGGGTAAGTACGCTTTCAACTTTCCGACCGATACCTCCATCGACTACTCGGTGACGAATATGTATCGGGTGGATACCGACTTTAACGCGAGCTTTGCCAACCCCTACGTCGAGATCGGGGCGACGGATGCTGCGGCGATGACCGCCGATCCGGCCAAGACGGTCTGGACCCTGCGTCCCCACCACTATCAACCGCTGACTCTCGGGCCGGATCTCTCGACCGCGGCGAAAACGCCAGTTGTTTGGGAGCCACTGCAGACGACCGGGATCGATTTTCCCGCGGTGGCGTCTCCGCCGAACGCCAACAAGACGAACACTTCGACCGAAGCACGCTGGGGATATTGGCATCCACAGGGGAACCTGAAGCCGGTGATCGCGGGTAACTTTTCGATCGCCTATCCATTTCAGAATTTTCTCCCGGTGCTGCCGCCGCCGAATTGGGAGAAGAACTACGAACAGACCGGAATTCAGGTCGTTCGGATCACGAATGTCGGTACGGGTTATGAGCGGATCACCGGAAAGCCCCAGGCGACGCTTACTGTCACGGATCCGGGCTCGACAGGATCCGGCGCGACTTTCGATGTGAAGCTCGAGCCGAATACGGGTCGGATTCTGCAGGTCGATGTGGTCTCGCCCGGTTCGGGCTATCCCGATGGAAACCCTCCGCCCGCGGACAAGGTGCAGTTCACCATCGATCCGCCACAGTCGACCGGTGGCGTGCAAGCCGAAGGGCGGGTGCAGATCGGAGGCGGGAAAGTTCTCGCAGTCTTCCTCAACGAAAAGGGTTCCGGCTATCGGTCGACCGTGGAGATCAGTCAAACCGGCAACGAGTCGGTGGATCCTCCGATCGTTGTCCCCAACTTTGACCCGAATACCGGGCAGATGGTTCCGGGGCTGGCCAAAGTGATTTCCGGAGGCTCAGGTTTTAATTTTGCTGAACCGATCCAGGCGAAGGTGATTGGCACAGGTTCAGGAGCGACGGTTGAAGTTGCCGAGCCGGGACAGGTCTTTGCCGTAGTTGACAGTTTGATCGCCGGATTCAACGGCAATGGGATCTACCCGAGCTCGGGGAATCTGACGGCGGACGCCGCGAATATCGAAGTCAACATCGTTCCGGCCACCGAAGGAGGGAGCACTCCGGATGCTGAGGTGATTCTGACGGCGGTTCCTACTTTCTTCAATGCGGTCGTGGAGAATCCGGGTTCGGGATACGACTCGGCCCCGACCGGAAGTATTACCGACGACGAGGGTAAGACCTTTGAGTTTACGACGGAGATTAACGGTGGACAAGTGATCAAGGTGAACCGTGGGCCCTCTCAGCCCAATCCGGTGCTGACCACTCCGAAGGCGGTTACTTTTACCGGGGGCAATCCGGATACTGCGGCGGCGGCCACTGCCTATCCGGGAGCCACGATCACCGGGGTGCGTTTGACGGGCCCGGCTGTCGGAGGATATACGAGCGATTCCGAAGTCACCTTTTCCGGAGGCGCGGTCGGCCCGGGTTCGGGGAGCGGAACGTTTGAGCCGCCGGTCTTCGACTTTTCGGTTTCCGCCGGGAAATTGGTCCTAAACGGTTTCGATAGCGGCCAAAACGGTGCGGGTTTCTGGGGCCCGGCGCGGTTCCGTGTCAAAGGCGGAAAAGGGTTCCGGGCTGCTGCCGAGGTTTTTGTCAACGAAGCCGGAGTGATCGAAAACGTCCGGGTTCTGCGCCAGGGATCGAACTACCCGAGCGATGTGGATGTTTACCTGACCCAGGGCGGAGGAGCCTCCGGAAGCGGGGCGACTTTTGATGTGACCGTGACGGATGGGAAGATCACCGGAGTCGAAGTCACGAACGGGGGAACCGGCTACAATACGCAGGGGAACACCATCCAGTTCATGGCTGTGGGCGGTGGGGACCCGGTCAACCAACCAGCCAAAGGGGCATGGGCGGAGATCACGGCGGATCCGGATGGCAGTGGCGGATTGACCAATGCCACGATTGTCAATGATCCGCAGCAGGGTGGCTATCTGGATAGCGCCGATATTGTCCCCACGGTCGATTCACCACCTCTGGTCGTTGAGTATTTCGACGTGCCGAATCGACAGATGATTTCGCCCAATCATGCGCAGGGATACATCACCCGGATTGTCCCCGGAACGATTAACGTGGAGCAGGTCATCTACGACAGTTTAATCACCGAATTCACCAGTCTGGGCTCGGCAAACCTGAAGCCCTTTGGCGGTGGTTTTGGCGGTGCGAGTGCGCCCGACGGCTACGGACTGGGAAATCAACTTTCGGCGACTTCGAAGTTTATTGGGACGCTCTTTCAGTTGCGGAGTCAGGTGGCGAGCGAGGGGCAGGATTTGCCCAATCTCGCTCCCAGCTCCTTCGCCCGGGCCGCCGCCAACACCTTGGCGGATTCCTACGAGCTGCCGATCTACCGGGATCACAACCCAGGATCGACCCTGACGGGCGCCCTCGAGACCTCGGTGCAGGCATTGCAGCGAACCCTCTCCTTGCTGCATTCCGATCCCGCGTATTCGAACAATCCGCCGAGCGATAGCACGACGGCCTGGAAGCTCGAATACTACACCGGATATGATTCGGGGGCGGGGCGGATGCTGATCAACCCGACTGCCTCACTGCCGGCGCAGGGAATCGTCAGCCGGACGGATTCCCCGCCGGAGATTTCCTCGGAGGAGAACGATCCCAAGGTGGGCTTGGCCAAATGGAAACCGGGGATGCTCTGGAGTGGATTCGGAGTTTCCGACCAGTGGAACGACCAGCACTACTTCTTCGGCTATTATCTAGGAACGGCAGGCCTGGCCGCTCTCTTTGATGGGTCCTGGCTGGATTCGATTCCGGGAGAGCCCGAGAACCTCTGGTCTCACCCGGACCAAATGGGGCAGGCGATCGACCAATGGTATCTCTCCGTGGCCAATGACCCGGACAACGCCACGCTGACCTCGGCTTTGAATTCCGTGCCGGAGTTCTCCTTTCAGAAGTTCCCGTTCTTTGACCAATGGAGTGGCCACGGGTGGGCGACCGGGATCCCTCCCGGACCCGCGGGATCGATCGAGAACGGTACCCTCGGAAGCAACTATGTCCCATGGTCGATCATGGTGACTTCGGGCACGGGTGTTTTTGGTTACGGAGACGAGAACGAGAACTCGATCTGGGAAGGTCTCCAATCCTTCAGTGCAGCAATTCTCTGGGGCGCGGGCACCGATCGGAAGCCTCTGGTCGATACCGGGATGTATCTCCTCTCCACCGGCATGGCTGCCGGTGACCTGTATTTTCAGGATAAGAACTACAACCTTTCGGCGTCACCACAGAACGAATACTCCTGGGTGCCGGTCACGACGGTCGATTCGAGTGCCGTCGCCAACAATGGGGGGAATAATTCGATTCCGGCGGGCACGGACTACAACAGTGGGGCGGGCGAAGCTTTCTACACCGCACCGGAGTTCTTCGGTGGGGAAGCCGCGGCCGGGATGTCGATGGTCCGTAAATTTGGACCAACGCTGAACAACTTCTTTTATGCGTTTCCCA
The sequence above is drawn from the Puniceicoccus vermicola genome and encodes:
- a CDS encoding DUF418 domain-containing protein, giving the protein MNTEQQPGPVDSSERLVFMDGLRGMALGGIFLVNMGIMAAPSMAFGPNEIESGPISTGVSLVRHFLADGAFFFLFSLLFGAGFSIMMGPFGRRSGGIGLAAYYRRLLLIGIFGFLHVWLFWWGDILMIYALAGAWLPLFRKRKDRTLLIWAVVLVVGPYLLFSGLLELFSTSSVGYEEWEASYSAAVQAWISALLDGYRSPDFSVVSEMRWEEYFYNLWGGVFSLFSALGYMLLGLWFARHDRFRLGGENGRFFQKMIPVAVALAILGKAAYVFWLYGGYTFEGGLLFWVGFSVGGPASGLVYFGGLRWFYLRGRALWLQKGLEAAGRMALTQYLLQSAFISLLFYGYGFGLYGKVSPALQIPIVLGFFALQVLVSVLWFRRFSIGPLEWILRKFTYAGSR
- a CDS encoding transposase: MKTKSAIRYSESFKLRVVRELEDGRFETITQARRHYGISGTRTIHGWLKEFGKNSMLPKVVRVETPEEQIELKRLRERVKQLEKAVADQFIASEVEKSFLEIACERAGYDDVEEFKK
- a CDS encoding AAA family ATPase, translated to MIFLRRVEIDRGGNAEGYPFSVPALGEWSSLEITTPVTFFVGENGSGKSTLLEAMALKAKLPPATGMPLERDATLAPVQPLATAMRLGWRPRTRYGFFLRAEDFFNFASATRRRAESMDEMADRFADDPRVRGYMFAQKQALTSRYGEDLHAVSHGEGFLKFFESRCVPGGLYLIDEPEAALSPQRQLAFLSLMKTLVEESEAQFIIASHSPILLGYPGARILSFDDGALAEASYEDLTHVTLTKSFLSDPERYFRQL